Proteins encoded together in one Lutra lutra chromosome 4, mLutLut1.2, whole genome shotgun sequence window:
- the LDLRAD1 gene encoding low-density lipoprotein receptor class A domain-containing protein 1 isoform X1 — protein MEVSGAPFSRESFLLPTPQAGGAPVGLGKGDPPLVSHSTRRLRPPLLLTPGSLPLSLLAAPAGHSRCLDRPGLHPGIPTTYTRTGFLCHDRRSCIPASRVCDGVRTCAHGEDEDEAMCRDMPQSLPSFLVARCGDPSFWIYSDQKCDGTNNCGDCSDELSPVTTCPPCGPGWWRCPSTVFRYCGCIPRSLCRDHTQHCSDWSDEYSCPGP, from the exons ATGGAAGTCTCAGGAGCCCCCTTCTCCAGGGAGTCCTTCCTGCTCCCAACCCCGCAGGCGGGAGGTGCACCTGTAGGGCTGGGCAAGGGGGATCCGCCACTGGTTTCCCACTCCACACGCAGGCTGCGGCCCCCTCTGCTGCTCacgccagggagcctgcctctcagccttctTGCTGCTCCTGCTGGTCACTCTCGCTGCCTTGATCGCCCTGGTCTCCATCCTGGGATTCCCACCACATACACCAG GACGGGCTTCTTGTGCCATGACCGGAGGAGCTGCATCCCCGCCAGCAGGGTCTGTGATGGCGTCCGCACCTGTGCCCACGGCGAGGATGAGGACGAGGCCATGTGCC GGGATATGCCCCAGAGCCTCCCCAGCTTCCTCGTGGCCCGCTGTGGAGACCCATCTTTCTGGATCTACTCAGACCAAAAGTGTGATGGGACCAACAACTGTGGGGACTGCTCAGATGAACTGAGCCCAG TGACGACATGCCCACCCTGTGGCCCGGGCTGGTGGCGCTGCCCCTCGACTGTCTTCAGGTACTGCGGCTGCATCCCCAGGAGCCTCTGCCGCGACCACACACAGCACTGCTCCGACTGGTCTGATGAGTACTCCTGTCCTGGACCCTGA
- the LDLRAD1 gene encoding low-density lipoprotein receptor class A domain-containing protein 1 isoform X3: MNKIFPQGDSDDNAAGTKTLPGGEGAQTCVTLTNRTGFLCHDRRSCIPASRVCDGVRTCAHGEDEDEAMCRDMPQSLPSFLVARCGDPSFWIYSDQKCDGTNNCGDCSDELSPVTTCPPCGPGWWRCPSTVFRYCGCIPRSLCRDHTQHCSDWSDEYSCPGP, translated from the exons ATGAACAAAATCTTCCCCCAG GGAGACAGCGATGACAATGCTGCTGGAACCAAAACCCTCCCCGGAGGGGAAG GGGCCCAGACCTGTGTGACGCTGACGAACAGGACGGGCTTCTTGTGCCATGACCGGAGGAGCTGCATCCCCGCCAGCAGGGTCTGTGATGGCGTCCGCACCTGTGCCCACGGCGAGGATGAGGACGAGGCCATGTGCC GGGATATGCCCCAGAGCCTCCCCAGCTTCCTCGTGGCCCGCTGTGGAGACCCATCTTTCTGGATCTACTCAGACCAAAAGTGTGATGGGACCAACAACTGTGGGGACTGCTCAGATGAACTGAGCCCAG TGACGACATGCCCACCCTGTGGCCCGGGCTGGTGGCGCTGCCCCTCGACTGTCTTCAGGTACTGCGGCTGCATCCCCAGGAGCCTCTGCCGCGACCACACACAGCACTGCTCCGACTGGTCTGATGAGTACTCCTGTCCTGGACCCTGA
- the LDLRAD1 gene encoding low-density lipoprotein receptor class A domain-containing protein 1 isoform X4 produces MNKIFPQGDSDDNAAGTKTLPGGEGRASCAMTGGAASPPAGSVMASAPVPTARMRTRPCAGICPRASPASSWPAVETHLSGSTQTKSVMGPTTVGTAQMN; encoded by the exons ATGAACAAAATCTTCCCCCAG GGAGACAGCGATGACAATGCTGCTGGAACCAAAACCCTCCCCGGAGGGGAAG GACGGGCTTCTTGTGCCATGACCGGAGGAGCTGCATCCCCGCCAGCAGGGTCTGTGATGGCGTCCGCACCTGTGCCCACGGCGAGGATGAGGACGAGGCCATGTGCC GGGATATGCCCCAGAGCCTCCCCAGCTTCCTCGTGGCCCGCTGTGGAGACCCATCTTTCTGGATCTACTCAGACCAAAAGTGTGATGGGACCAACAACTGTGGGGACTGCTCAGATGAACTGA
- the LDLRAD1 gene encoding low-density lipoprotein receptor class A domain-containing protein 1 isoform X2: MNKIFPQGDSDDNAAGTKTLPGGEGCGPLCCSRQGACLSAFLLLLLVTLAALIALVSILGFPPHTPGAQTCVTLTNRTGFLCHDRRSCIPASRVCDGVRTCAHGEDEDEAMCRDMPQSLPSFLVARCGDPSFWIYSDQKCDGTNNCGDCSDELSPVTTCPPCGPGWWRCPSTVFRYCGCIPRSLCRDHTQHCSDWSDEYSCPGP, encoded by the exons ATGAACAAAATCTTCCCCCAG GGAGACAGCGATGACAATGCTGCTGGAACCAAAACCCTCCCCGGAGGGGAAG GCTGCGGCCCCCTCTGCTGCTCacgccagggagcctgcctctcagccttctTGCTGCTCCTGCTGGTCACTCTCGCTGCCTTGATCGCCCTGGTCTCCATCCTGGGATTCCCACCACATACACCAG GGGCCCAGACCTGTGTGACGCTGACGAACAGGACGGGCTTCTTGTGCCATGACCGGAGGAGCTGCATCCCCGCCAGCAGGGTCTGTGATGGCGTCCGCACCTGTGCCCACGGCGAGGATGAGGACGAGGCCATGTGCC GGGATATGCCCCAGAGCCTCCCCAGCTTCCTCGTGGCCCGCTGTGGAGACCCATCTTTCTGGATCTACTCAGACCAAAAGTGTGATGGGACCAACAACTGTGGGGACTGCTCAGATGAACTGAGCCCAG TGACGACATGCCCACCCTGTGGCCCGGGCTGGTGGCGCTGCCCCTCGACTGTCTTCAGGTACTGCGGCTGCATCCCCAGGAGCCTCTGCCGCGACCACACACAGCACTGCTCCGACTGGTCTGATGAGTACTCCTGTCCTGGACCCTGA